One segment of Leeia aquatica DNA contains the following:
- a CDS encoding cyclic peptide export ABC transporter has protein sequence MPYLMYLYRQSRMLLLVATLAGLVCGIAGALLAVLISNGLQGRAIGTMAAVAFFGLCALILISKTASEMALIRLTQRAIYRMRIRLSHQLLATPQRKLQELGRHGLTTILTRDVEVFTMAFEYLPVAFNNGVVILGCMAYLAWVSWPVFLMITLLIVVGIYGFHMAEREPIRQLAAARDQVDLLYDHFYHLIDGSRELQLNAQRGKHFVEKVLEPDAAAFCALSTSSLNRYMWVTNLGGMTFYVVMGLMLFVVPMVWPQTSGVLISVTLVLLYLIKPIFELLIALPRIRNAVISLGRIQYIASELESGEGTEDQPASPFAAERALALELKEVVHRYPGDLEDETFRLGPVNFRVKQGETVFVIGGNGGGKTTLAMLLLGLYPPDSGKILLNGQAVTPDNAHAYRQHFSAIFSDFHLFEQLLLADDGQLGQRAQHYLQRLGISHKVALKEGGQFSTIKLSQGQRKRLALVAAYLEDRPIYLFDEWAADQDPRSKHVFYTELLPELKARGKAVIVITHDDAYFSCADRIVKLNDGELHPVTSHELPTAMA, from the coding sequence ATGCCTTATCTGATGTATCTGTACCGGCAGTCACGCATGCTGCTGCTGGTCGCCACCCTGGCCGGGCTGGTGTGCGGCATTGCCGGTGCCTTGCTGGCGGTGCTGATCAGCAATGGCCTGCAAGGGCGCGCTATTGGCACCATGGCGGCGGTGGCCTTCTTTGGCTTGTGCGCACTGATCCTGATCAGCAAGACCGCTTCGGAAATGGCACTGATCCGCCTCACGCAGCGTGCCATTTACCGCATGCGCATTCGTTTGAGCCATCAGCTGCTGGCAACGCCGCAGCGCAAACTGCAAGAGCTGGGGCGCCATGGTCTGACCACCATCCTGACACGCGATGTTGAAGTGTTCACCATGGCCTTTGAGTACCTGCCAGTGGCCTTCAACAATGGCGTGGTGATTCTGGGATGCATGGCCTATCTGGCATGGGTGTCCTGGCCCGTTTTCCTGATGATCACGCTGCTGATTGTTGTAGGCATTTATGGCTTTCACATGGCTGAGCGCGAGCCGATACGCCAGCTGGCTGCCGCGCGTGATCAGGTGGATTTACTCTACGATCATTTTTACCACTTGATTGATGGCAGTCGCGAGTTGCAACTGAATGCGCAGCGGGGCAAGCACTTTGTGGAGAAAGTGCTGGAGCCGGATGCCGCAGCGTTTTGTGCGCTGAGTACATCCAGTCTGAACCGGTATATGTGGGTCACCAACCTTGGCGGCATGACGTTTTATGTGGTCATGGGGCTGATGTTGTTTGTGGTTCCGATGGTGTGGCCACAGACCAGCGGCGTGCTGATCTCTGTCACACTGGTGTTGTTGTACCTGATCAAACCCATTTTTGAGCTGTTGATTGCCTTGCCCCGCATTCGTAATGCCGTGATTTCCTTGGGGCGCATTCAATACATTGCCAGCGAGCTGGAGTCGGGGGAGGGTACTGAGGATCAGCCGGCTTCTCCCTTTGCTGCAGAACGCGCCCTGGCGCTGGAGCTAAAAGAAGTTGTACACCGCTATCCGGGCGACCTGGAGGATGAGACCTTCCGTCTGGGGCCGGTCAATTTCCGGGTCAAGCAGGGGGAAACCGTCTTTGTGATTGGTGGCAATGGGGGAGGGAAAACCACACTGGCGATGTTGCTGCTCGGCCTGTACCCACCCGATAGCGGAAAAATTCTGCTTAATGGACAAGCCGTTACGCCGGACAACGCCCACGCCTACCGGCAGCATTTTTCGGCCATTTTTTCAGACTTCCACCTGTTTGAGCAGCTCTTGCTGGCAGATGATGGTCAATTGGGTCAACGTGCCCAGCACTACCTGCAACGACTGGGCATCAGCCACAAAGTGGCGTTGAAGGAAGGCGGGCAGTTTTCCACCATCAAGCTTTCCCAGGGGCAACGCAAGCGCCTCGCTTTGGTTGCTGCGTATCTCGAAGACCGTCCGATCTATCTGTTTGATGAATGGGCAGCAGACCAGGACCCACGCTCCAAGCATGTGTTCTATACCGAGCTGCTGCCGGAGCTGAAGGCTCGAGGGAAGGCTGTCATCGTCATCACCCATGATGATGCCTACTTCTCATGCGCGGATCGTATCGTCAAGCTCAATGATGGTGAGCTGCATCCTGTGACGTCGCATGAACTACCCACTGCAATGGCCTGA
- a CDS encoding non-ribosomal peptide synthetase — MNQTEALLATLQAKGIVLSAENGKLKCKAPKGVLTEDLQQTLSIHKQALLALLSAPSPSAPPAGKASLSCAQQQLWFLYQLSPEQGFYNNPLAFRITGQLNMAALRDSFAHVIERHGSLRTRFGQQDGQAFQEVLTEYLLPWQTLDWQALPPHQREQQIAAAIAEDASRPFMLEASLPIRATLIQTAAQEWIWLVCVHHIVADGWSIGLLLSELMAAYQAFSQHEQPQLDVLPLQYIDYARQQQQLLTPEIQAEQLAYWKRQLGDAPALLPLPTDRPRPLIQRHHGQRHFCQVSRDVLARLQQLGREQQCTLFMLLQAGFSLILAKHANTRDVSMGTPFANRNRSELEPLIGHFINTVVLRNQPQPTQSLQDYLRAVRQMVLEAYENQDVPFEQVVEAINPERSTSYTPLFQVLLVLRNLPKAASHELQDIQLTALDAQNHTAKFDLGLSMTETEAGLDLEFEFNTDLFDPDTIARLAGHYTYLLSRMPSELMLPLQQLSWVPPDEQQSILQQFSRGPAAPAWSDEDVIHHRFEQQARRTPDAVAVVYQGQQYRYAELDRRASVLAARLLQSGVAPEDRVALCLNRGLHMPVAMLGVLKAGAAYVPMDPDYPHDRLQHMLQDSGATMAVVDDAGARAVEGCAVNGLINLSQVDTGTPDGPEVTLPKVSRHQLAYVIYTSGSTGKPKGVMVEHGSAVNFWRVMQGSTHEGLPVPSVVALNSAYTFDMSLKGWLQLLSGHSLHILPQEIRADGAALLAYFRQTGIAAFECTPTQLDMLLAEGLLTATDLPLQRVLIGGEPVSPPMWSQLRQAEAIRFYNMYGPTECTVDVTIGLINGAGEQPDIGSVITGDRVYILDEALRPVPVGVQGELYLAGAGLARGYLNQPELTQTRFVADPFSPETGARMYRSGDLGRWRQDGRIEYIGRNDFQVKLRGFRIELGEIEKALMLLDDVRESVVLLDQTGEEGRLVAAVARPGDPASRSLPEWRALLLTALPAHMIPSVFVEFPKLPQTRNGKLDREQVLEAARHAQGSYQVNLASPRDHIELRLYQIWKSLLLQPAISIRDNFFDIGGTSISAIKLAHRIKAEFNMDLPLHDILRYSSIEAMAGRLRQAEDASSNGQLVTLRAGEGKHNVVCIHPAGGTAFCYLSLAKVLPESCGVYGIQSPGIQPGEARLPSIEAMAEYYLQCITHLSAGPLVLTGLSFGGLVAYEMAARLVAEGHTQVSVVMLDTQGVDDETERADIAQVSMQEFRQKLIKFNGMYPGIEDEQIERYFTVYNHNRLTRKAYFPGECGARVVLIQAMGGRGRGLLREGRAFWRQRASRYYRVHLVHGDHWEMLETAEILRVGKVLKRELGLLSSQVVHKAGREQGEALPA, encoded by the coding sequence ATGAATCAAACCGAAGCATTGTTGGCCACGTTGCAAGCCAAAGGCATTGTCTTGTCGGCGGAAAATGGCAAATTGAAATGCAAGGCGCCTAAAGGCGTGTTGACGGAAGACCTCCAGCAGACTCTGAGTATCCATAAACAGGCATTGTTGGCACTGCTGTCCGCCCCGTCACCATCCGCCCCGCCTGCAGGCAAAGCCTCCCTCTCATGTGCGCAGCAGCAGCTGTGGTTTCTGTATCAGTTGAGCCCGGAGCAAGGGTTTTATAACAATCCGCTGGCTTTCAGGATTACAGGTCAGCTCAATATGGCGGCGTTGCGAGACAGCTTCGCCCATGTGATCGAACGGCATGGCAGTCTGCGCACCCGCTTTGGTCAGCAAGACGGGCAGGCTTTTCAGGAGGTACTGACAGAGTATCTGCTGCCTTGGCAGACACTGGACTGGCAGGCATTGCCCCCCCACCAGCGAGAACAACAGATTGCAGCGGCCATTGCGGAAGATGCCTCGCGACCTTTCATGCTGGAAGCATCACTGCCAATCCGGGCTACCTTGATCCAGACCGCTGCACAGGAGTGGATATGGCTTGTGTGCGTACATCATATTGTGGCGGATGGCTGGTCGATAGGTTTGTTGTTGAGTGAGTTGATGGCGGCCTATCAGGCTTTCAGCCAGCATGAGCAGCCTCAGCTGGATGTGCTGCCGCTGCAGTACATTGACTATGCGCGCCAGCAGCAACAGCTGCTGACGCCCGAGATTCAGGCAGAGCAGTTGGCTTACTGGAAGCGGCAGCTGGGGGATGCTCCAGCATTGCTGCCCCTGCCGACCGATCGACCCCGTCCGCTGATCCAGCGGCATCATGGTCAACGTCATTTCTGTCAGGTCAGCCGCGATGTGCTGGCCCGGTTGCAGCAGCTGGGCCGGGAGCAGCAGTGCACGCTATTCATGTTGCTGCAAGCCGGGTTCTCTCTCATTCTGGCCAAGCATGCCAATACCCGGGATGTGTCGATGGGCACGCCGTTCGCCAACCGGAACCGCAGCGAGCTGGAACCACTGATCGGGCATTTCATCAACACGGTGGTACTGCGCAACCAGCCACAGCCCACGCAAAGTCTGCAGGATTATCTGAGGGCGGTACGCCAGATGGTGCTGGAGGCTTACGAAAATCAGGATGTCCCGTTTGAGCAGGTGGTTGAAGCCATCAATCCGGAGCGTAGCACCAGCTATACGCCTTTGTTCCAGGTGTTGCTGGTCCTGCGCAACCTGCCCAAGGCGGCTTCGCATGAGTTGCAGGATATTCAGCTGACCGCACTGGATGCACAGAATCACACCGCCAAGTTTGACCTGGGCTTGTCAATGACGGAAACCGAGGCCGGGCTCGATCTGGAATTTGAGTTCAATACGGATCTGTTTGACCCGGATACCATCGCACGGCTGGCCGGGCATTACACCTACCTGCTGTCCCGGATGCCCTCTGAGCTCATGTTGCCCTTGCAGCAGCTATCCTGGGTGCCGCCAGATGAGCAGCAATCCATCCTGCAGCAGTTCAGTCGTGGTCCTGCGGCTCCGGCATGGTCTGATGAGGATGTGATTCACCACCGTTTTGAGCAGCAAGCACGCCGTACACCCGATGCGGTTGCTGTGGTGTATCAAGGCCAGCAGTACCGCTATGCCGAGCTCGACAGGCGAGCTTCGGTACTTGCCGCCAGGCTGCTCCAGTCCGGGGTCGCTCCCGAGGATCGTGTTGCCCTCTGCCTGAACCGGGGCTTGCACATGCCGGTTGCCATGCTGGGTGTGTTGAAGGCGGGTGCAGCTTATGTTCCGATGGACCCGGATTATCCGCATGACCGCCTCCAGCACATGCTGCAGGATAGTGGTGCGACCATGGCAGTGGTGGATGATGCTGGAGCCCGAGCGGTAGAGGGTTGTGCTGTAAACGGTCTGATCAACCTGTCGCAAGTGGATACCGGAACACCGGATGGGCCAGAGGTAACCCTCCCCAAAGTAAGTCGTCATCAACTGGCTTACGTCATTTACACCTCAGGGTCTACCGGCAAGCCCAAGGGCGTCATGGTTGAGCATGGTTCTGCCGTCAACTTCTGGCGTGTGATGCAAGGCTCTACGCATGAGGGTTTGCCGGTGCCCTCAGTCGTTGCACTCAATTCTGCCTATACCTTTGACATGTCACTCAAAGGCTGGCTGCAGCTGCTGAGTGGGCATAGCCTGCATATCCTGCCGCAAGAGATCCGGGCAGATGGCGCGGCACTGCTGGCGTACTTCCGCCAGACCGGCATTGCCGCTTTTGAATGCACACCGACCCAACTCGACATGCTGCTGGCTGAGGGTTTGCTGACCGCCACCGACCTGCCACTGCAGCGTGTGCTGATTGGTGGTGAGCCGGTGAGCCCGCCCATGTGGTCACAACTGCGTCAAGCCGAAGCGATCCGCTTCTACAATATGTATGGCCCGACGGAATGCACGGTGGATGTCACCATCGGCTTGATCAATGGTGCCGGTGAGCAGCCCGATATTGGCTCAGTCATCACTGGAGACCGGGTGTACATTCTGGACGAGGCTTTGCGTCCCGTTCCCGTTGGGGTGCAGGGTGAGCTGTATCTGGCGGGGGCAGGGCTGGCTCGCGGTTATCTGAATCAGCCTGAGTTGACCCAGACCCGTTTTGTGGCAGACCCATTTTCCCCAGAGACGGGTGCCAGGATGTATCGCTCCGGTGATCTGGGTCGTTGGCGGCAGGATGGACGGATCGAATACATCGGGCGTAACGATTTTCAGGTCAAGCTGCGCGGTTTCCGCATCGAGCTCGGAGAAATCGAAAAAGCCTTGATGCTGCTGGACGATGTTCGGGAGTCCGTGGTTTTGCTGGATCAGACGGGAGAAGAGGGCCGGCTGGTTGCTGCAGTAGCCCGGCCCGGCGATCCAGCCAGCCGCAGCCTGCCAGAATGGCGGGCCTTGTTGCTGACCGCCTTGCCGGCGCACATGATTCCCAGCGTTTTTGTCGAATTTCCGAAGTTGCCCCAAACCCGAAACGGCAAGCTGGATCGTGAGCAGGTACTGGAAGCGGCCCGGCATGCACAAGGCAGCTATCAGGTTAATCTGGCCAGCCCGCGTGATCATATCGAACTGAGGCTATACCAGATCTGGAAAAGCCTGTTGCTACAGCCGGCCATCAGTATCCGGGATAACTTCTTTGATATCGGCGGGACCTCCATATCGGCCATCAAGCTGGCGCACCGGATCAAGGCTGAGTTCAATATGGACCTGCCACTGCATGACATCCTGCGCTATAGCTCGATTGAAGCGATGGCAGGGCGGCTGCGGCAGGCCGAGGACGCCTCCAGCAATGGCCAGTTGGTCACCCTGCGGGCTGGCGAGGGCAAACACAATGTGGTGTGTATCCACCCGGCGGGGGGGACCGCTTTCTGCTACTTGTCCCTTGCCAAAGTGTTGCCGGAGTCATGCGGAGTGTATGGCATTCAGTCCCCGGGCATACAGCCCGGTGAAGCCCGCTTGCCGTCCATTGAGGCAATGGCGGAATACTATCTGCAGTGCATTACCCACCTGAGTGCGGGTCCGCTGGTGCTGACCGGGCTGTCTTTTGGTGGTCTGGTGGCCTATGAGATGGCGGCCCGTCTGGTTGCAGAAGGGCATACACAGGTGTCTGTGGTGATGCTGGATACACAAGGGGTGGACGACGAGACCGAGCGCGCGGATATCGCTCAGGTCAGCATGCAGGAGTTCCGGCAGAAGCTGATCAAATTCAATGGCATGTACCCAGGCATCGAAGATGAGCAGATTGAGCGTTACTTCACAGTTTATAACCACAACCGTCTGACTCGAAAAGCCTATTTCCCTGGCGAGTGCGGTGCACGGGTCGTACTGATTCAAGCCATGGGGGGGCGGGGGCGCGGCTTGCTCCGCGAGGGGCGGGCCTTCTGGCGGCAACGGGCCTCCCGCTATTACCGGGTGCATCTGGTGCATGGCGACCATTGGGAGATGCTGGAAACGGCAGAAATCCTGCGGGTGGGCAAAGTGTTGAAGCGCGAGCTGGGACTGTTGTCCAGTCAGGTCGTACACAAGGCCGGCCGTGAGCAGGGTGAGGCGTTGCCAGCATGA
- a CDS encoding 4'-phosphopantetheinyl transferase family protein: MIELTNIAAPEALLHPLVQVRACRFHYDGNGVTDGVSAPASTDVPILPESMTRAVAKRQAEFLAGRLAASAALRSLGASGHVPVGEDRSPQWPAGIVGSISHTDRLAIAVVARATQCIGLGIDIEPVMDSDTVRNLQHMIARPEELALKPQSLSLPQFLTLLFSAKEALYKAVFPRLQQVLEFHDARLLGVRDNTLQLALCSNDLPGWARQPFNVSSCLTDGLGFSWCYQLTPSMDHEVNTCLI, from the coding sequence ATGATTGAGCTGACCAACATTGCCGCGCCGGAGGCCTTGCTGCACCCGTTGGTGCAGGTGCGGGCATGCCGGTTTCATTACGACGGGAATGGCGTGACAGATGGGGTGAGTGCGCCAGCCAGTACGGATGTGCCGATCTTGCCGGAGAGCATGACGCGTGCAGTCGCCAAGCGGCAGGCCGAGTTCCTGGCAGGGCGACTGGCGGCGAGTGCTGCGTTGCGCAGTCTGGGTGCCTCGGGGCATGTCCCGGTTGGCGAGGACCGTAGCCCGCAATGGCCTGCGGGCATCGTAGGCAGCATCAGCCATACGGATCGCCTGGCCATCGCGGTGGTGGCGCGGGCGACACAGTGCATTGGTTTGGGTATAGACATCGAGCCGGTGATGGATAGCGACACGGTCCGCAATCTGCAACACATGATTGCCCGGCCCGAAGAGCTGGCCTTGAAGCCGCAAAGCCTGTCACTACCTCAGTTCCTAACCTTGCTGTTTTCGGCCAAGGAAGCCTTGTACAAGGCCGTGTTTCCCCGCTTGCAGCAGGTGCTGGAGTTTCACGATGCCCGTTTGTTGGGTGTTCGCGATAACACCCTGCAGCTGGCGTTGTGCTCAAACGATTTGCCGGGCTGGGCCCGCCAACCTTTCAACGTGTCCAGCTGCCTGACGGATGGACTCGGCTTTAGCTGGTGTTATCAGCTTACTCCTTCCATGGACCATGAGGTGAACACATGCCTTATCTGA